Proteins from a single region of Synechococcus sp. WH 8109:
- the apcD gene encoding allophycocyanin subunit alpha-B yields MSIVRDLILQADDDLRYPTSGELRTMVDFLDQGAMRVSVVKVLTENEKKIVDESAKQLFGRKPEYVAPGGNAYGQRQRAQCLRDYSWYLRLITYGVLAGSTEMIQEIGLVGAREMYNSLGVPMPGMVEAMKCMKEASVSLLSEQQVKLTSPYFDFLIQGMQTST; encoded by the coding sequence ATGAGCATTGTCCGGGATCTCATCCTCCAGGCCGATGACGATCTGCGGTATCCCACCAGCGGAGAACTCCGCACCATGGTGGATTTCCTAGACCAAGGCGCCATGCGCGTTTCTGTGGTCAAGGTTCTGACCGAGAACGAAAAGAAGATCGTCGACGAATCAGCCAAGCAACTGTTTGGTCGCAAACCTGAGTACGTCGCACCTGGCGGCAATGCCTACGGTCAGCGCCAGCGGGCCCAGTGTCTTCGCGACTACAGCTGGTACCTCCGTCTGATCACCTACGGAGTGCTGGCCGGCAGCACCGAAATGATCCAGGAGATCGGGCTGGTGGGTGCTCGCGAGATGTACAACAGCCTCGGTGTTCCGATGCCCGGCATGGTTGAAGCCATGAAGTGCATGAAGGAAGCGTCCGTGTCGTTGTTGTCGGAACAGCAGGTGAAGCTCACGTCTCCTTATTTCGACTTCTTAATTCAGGGCATGCAAACATCCACCTGA
- the metH gene encoding methionine synthase produces MVVTQADRQATTSAFLEYLHGPQRPVLVFDGATGTSLQGLGLTADDFGGPDLEGCNENLAVTKPDAVKAVHRQFLEVGCDVIETDTFGAASIVLAEYGLEDKAFELNKRAAELAREMADEFSTPEKPRFVAGSMGPTTKLPTLGHIDFDTMRDSFREQAEGLIAGNVDLFIVETCQDVLQIKAALQGIEEAFSATGERRALMVSVTMETTGTMLVGTDIAAVVSILEPFPIDILGLNCATGPEQMKEHIRYLSKHSPFTVSCIPNAGLPENVGGVAHYRLTPVELKMQLMHFVEDLGVQVIGGCCGTTPAHIGSLAELAQELKPAERPSRWDRASAEDVRPSLNYEPAASSIYGVTPYHQDNSFLIIGERLNASGSRKVRELLAEEDWDGLVSVARGQVKENAHVLDVNVDYVGRDGERDMHKLVSRLVTNVNLPLMLDSTEWQKMEAGLKVAGGKCILNSTNYEDGDERFFKVLELARRYGAAVVVGTIDEEGMARTAEKKFAIAQRAYRDALEFGIPAHEIFYDPLALPISTGIEEDRLNGRATVDAIRMIRENLPGVHVVLGVSNVSFGLSPAARITLNSVFLHDCCEAGMDSAIVSPAKILPLIKISHDHQSVCRDLIDDNRRFEDGICVYDPLTELTKLFEGVSTKEARASGPSLADLPIEERLKQHIIDGERIGLEPSLDEALQTYPPLQIINTFLLDGMKVVGELFGSGQMQLPFVLQSAETMKSAVAHLEPYMEKNEGESTSKGKFLIATVKGDVHDIGKNLVDIILTNNGYEVINLGIKQSCEAIVEAQREHQADCIAMSGLLVKSTAFMKDNLQAFNEAGIDVPVILGGAALTPRFVQKDCREVYDGKVIYGRDAFADLRFMDALMDAKRSDNWTNNKGFLADAPQGVGLDEEGTTSENAEETSTSASDAPAADLPPVSSDRSDAVPAEAAPVPPFLGSAVITEVDIDITEVFHYLDRNALFAGQWMLRKTKEQSREDYEAMLQEKAEPVLQEWMQRCITESLLTPRAVYGYFPAARDGNTLRVFDADGTRELGFFELPRQRSGNRYCIADFFNDLDAEGRPKDVLPMQAVTMGQKASVVAQELFKGDRYSDYLYFHGLAVQMAEAMAEWVHARIRSELGFADPAGIALRDVLAQRYRGSRYSFGYPACPNVADSRQQLEWLGAERIGLSMDASDQLEPEQSTTALVALHSQARYFSA; encoded by the coding sequence ATGGTGGTGACGCAGGCAGATCGGCAAGCCACCACCTCTGCATTCCTCGAGTACCTGCATGGACCACAGCGTCCTGTGCTGGTGTTCGACGGCGCCACTGGCACCAGCCTTCAGGGGCTAGGGCTCACGGCGGATGATTTCGGTGGTCCCGACCTAGAGGGTTGCAACGAGAACCTGGCGGTCACCAAGCCGGATGCAGTCAAGGCTGTGCATCGCCAGTTCCTCGAGGTGGGCTGCGATGTCATCGAGACCGATACCTTCGGCGCAGCATCTATTGTTCTGGCGGAATACGGCCTGGAAGACAAGGCCTTTGAGCTGAACAAGCGGGCAGCCGAGCTGGCCCGGGAAATGGCTGATGAGTTCAGCACCCCTGAGAAGCCACGTTTCGTGGCGGGCTCCATGGGACCCACCACCAAGCTGCCCACCCTTGGCCACATCGATTTCGACACGATGCGGGATTCGTTCCGCGAGCAGGCTGAGGGACTGATCGCCGGAAACGTCGACCTGTTCATCGTCGAAACCTGTCAGGACGTGCTGCAGATCAAGGCAGCTCTCCAGGGCATCGAAGAGGCCTTTTCCGCCACCGGTGAGCGGCGTGCCCTGATGGTTTCGGTCACGATGGAAACCACGGGCACCATGCTCGTCGGCACTGACATCGCCGCTGTGGTGTCGATCCTTGAGCCGTTCCCGATCGACATCCTCGGCCTGAACTGCGCCACCGGTCCGGAGCAGATGAAGGAGCACATTCGCTACCTCTCTAAGCATTCCCCCTTCACCGTCAGCTGCATTCCCAACGCCGGTCTGCCTGAAAACGTTGGCGGGGTGGCCCATTACCGCCTCACGCCAGTGGAGCTGAAGATGCAGCTGATGCACTTCGTTGAAGACCTCGGCGTACAGGTGATCGGTGGGTGCTGCGGCACCACTCCGGCCCACATCGGCAGCCTTGCGGAATTAGCGCAGGAGCTTAAGCCGGCTGAACGCCCCTCCCGCTGGGATCGCGCCAGCGCGGAGGATGTTCGCCCCAGCCTCAATTACGAGCCCGCAGCCTCATCGATCTATGGCGTCACGCCCTATCACCAGGACAACTCTTTCCTGATCATTGGTGAGCGGCTCAATGCCAGTGGCAGCCGCAAGGTGCGCGAACTGCTGGCGGAGGAAGACTGGGACGGGCTCGTGTCGGTGGCCCGCGGCCAGGTGAAGGAAAACGCCCACGTGCTCGACGTCAACGTCGACTACGTCGGTCGCGATGGCGAACGGGACATGCACAAGCTGGTGAGCCGTCTGGTCACCAACGTCAACCTGCCCCTGATGCTCGATTCCACCGAGTGGCAGAAGATGGAGGCGGGCCTGAAGGTGGCTGGGGGTAAATGCATTCTCAACTCCACCAACTACGAAGACGGCGACGAGCGCTTCTTCAAGGTTTTGGAGTTGGCCCGCCGCTATGGAGCCGCTGTAGTGGTCGGCACTATCGATGAAGAAGGGATGGCCAGAACGGCCGAGAAAAAGTTCGCCATCGCCCAGAGGGCCTACCGCGATGCACTCGAGTTCGGCATCCCTGCCCATGAGATCTTCTACGACCCCCTGGCCCTTCCCATCTCCACTGGCATTGAGGAAGACCGGCTGAATGGTCGCGCCACCGTGGATGCCATCCGGATGATCCGGGAGAACCTCCCCGGTGTGCACGTGGTGCTCGGGGTCAGCAACGTGAGTTTCGGCCTGTCACCGGCGGCCCGGATCACCCTCAATTCAGTTTTTCTTCACGACTGCTGTGAAGCCGGCATGGATTCGGCCATCGTCAGCCCCGCCAAAATTCTCCCGCTAATCAAGATCAGTCATGACCACCAAAGTGTGTGTCGAGATCTGATAGACGACAACCGCCGTTTCGAGGACGGCATCTGCGTCTACGACCCACTCACCGAACTCACCAAGCTGTTTGAGGGAGTCAGCACCAAGGAAGCCCGTGCTTCAGGCCCCTCGCTGGCGGATCTGCCGATTGAGGAACGGCTCAAGCAGCACATCATTGATGGTGAGCGCATCGGCCTGGAGCCCTCCCTGGATGAGGCGTTGCAGACCTATCCCCCTCTGCAGATCATCAACACCTTCCTTCTGGATGGCATGAAGGTGGTGGGTGAATTGTTCGGCAGCGGCCAGATGCAGCTCCCCTTCGTGCTGCAAAGCGCCGAGACGATGAAATCCGCCGTGGCTCACCTCGAGCCGTACATGGAAAAAAACGAGGGCGAGAGCACAAGCAAGGGCAAGTTCCTGATCGCCACGGTGAAGGGCGATGTCCACGACATCGGCAAGAACCTGGTGGACATCATCCTCACCAACAATGGCTATGAGGTGATCAACCTGGGCATCAAGCAGAGCTGTGAAGCCATCGTTGAGGCCCAACGTGAACATCAAGCCGATTGCATCGCCATGAGCGGTCTGCTGGTGAAGTCCACGGCCTTCATGAAGGACAATCTCCAGGCCTTCAACGAGGCAGGGATCGATGTTCCTGTGATCCTCGGCGGTGCGGCCCTCACGCCACGCTTCGTGCAGAAGGACTGTCGTGAGGTTTACGACGGCAAGGTGATCTACGGCCGTGATGCCTTTGCTGATCTGCGCTTCATGGATGCGTTGATGGATGCGAAGCGCAGCGACAACTGGACCAACAACAAGGGCTTTCTTGCTGATGCGCCCCAAGGGGTGGGCCTTGATGAAGAGGGCACAACTTCCGAGAACGCTGAGGAGACATCCACCTCCGCATCGGATGCTCCGGCAGCGGATCTGCCGCCGGTGAGCTCAGATCGATCCGACGCCGTCCCCGCTGAAGCCGCACCGGTGCCGCCCTTCCTCGGCTCTGCGGTGATTACTGAGGTCGACATCGACATCACCGAGGTCTTCCACTACCTCGACCGCAATGCCCTCTTCGCTGGCCAGTGGATGCTCCGCAAAACCAAGGAGCAGAGCAGGGAAGACTACGAGGCGATGCTTCAGGAGAAGGCAGAGCCGGTGCTGCAGGAGTGGATGCAGCGCTGCATCACCGAGTCACTGTTGACCCCCCGGGCGGTGTACGGCTACTTCCCTGCGGCACGCGATGGAAACACCCTTCGGGTGTTTGATGCCGATGGCACGCGGGAACTCGGGTTTTTTGAGCTTCCCCGTCAACGGTCTGGCAACCGCTACTGCATTGCCGATTTCTTCAACGATCTGGACGCTGAGGGACGCCCGAAGGACGTGCTGCCGATGCAGGCCGTGACCATGGGCCAGAAGGCCTCTGTGGTGGCGCAGGAGCTGTTCAAGGGCGACCGCTACAGCGATTACCTGTACTTCCACGGCCTTGCGGTGCAGATGGCCGAAGCGATGGCCGAATGGGTGCACGCACGGATTCGCTCGGAACTCGGTTTCGCAGATCCAGCTGGCATAGCGCTGCGGGATGTGCTGGCGCAGCGGTACCGCGGCAGTCGGTACTCCTTCGGCTACCCCGCCTGCCCGAATGTGGCTGACTCCAGGCAGCAGCTGGAATGGCTTGGCGCTGAGCGGATCGGCTTGAGCATGGACGCCAGCGATCAGCTCGAACCGGAGCAGAGCACCACAGCATTGGTAGCGCTCCACTCCCAGGCGCGTTACTTCAGCGCCTGA
- a CDS encoding molecular chaperone DnaJ: MVALIDQLKGEYGARSRGRVLEMLLQDLLDPGDPASDQEVDPLKGDAEPAVASRPDEVTSLVLISTGNKQQGLEDAPTSASGLPSGGGSSGIDLPGFVSKRTSQLKATLRSPQQRDSPQNDPLVSTVDPTDLREASAAAEEHWRSLYGQPPGPTVIEAAMTWLARDVWSSTDASDGRPFTWSAANAAVETLCASWESIDPSLGRVMVVAGALEDPFATSSLAERMPTLIRRFVNRFRRSRQVTSFETLESTMTVHGALKLLGLSTQAGTSVTLSSIREAYKQRALEEHPDAGGSTDAMRRLNEAYRLLRELYRNR; the protein is encoded by the coding sequence ATGGTCGCGTTGATTGACCAGCTCAAGGGTGAATACGGAGCTCGTTCCCGTGGCCGGGTGCTCGAAATGCTCCTCCAGGATCTGCTCGACCCTGGGGATCCAGCGTCGGATCAAGAGGTCGATCCTCTGAAGGGCGATGCTGAACCAGCGGTCGCCAGTCGGCCCGATGAGGTCACCAGTCTCGTTCTGATCTCAACTGGCAACAAACAACAAGGGCTTGAAGACGCTCCAACCTCAGCCTCTGGGCTTCCATCGGGGGGTGGCTCCTCAGGCATCGACCTGCCGGGGTTTGTCAGCAAACGCACCAGTCAGTTGAAAGCGACGCTTCGCTCTCCGCAGCAACGCGATTCCCCTCAGAACGACCCCCTTGTCTCAACGGTGGACCCCACTGATTTAAGAGAGGCCAGTGCTGCTGCCGAAGAGCACTGGAGGTCCCTCTATGGTCAACCACCGGGTCCAACAGTGATTGAAGCGGCCATGACCTGGCTGGCTCGAGATGTCTGGTCCAGTACCGATGCCAGTGATGGGCGTCCATTCACCTGGTCGGCAGCGAATGCAGCCGTTGAGACGCTCTGTGCCAGCTGGGAGTCAATTGATCCATCGCTGGGTCGGGTGATGGTTGTGGCTGGCGCTCTTGAGGATCCCTTTGCAACATCCTCCTTGGCAGAACGTATGCCAACCCTGATCCGCCGCTTTGTGAACCGTTTCCGCCGCAGCAGACAGGTCACCTCCTTCGAAACCCTTGAGTCAACAATGACGGTGCATGGGGCTCTCAAGCTGTTGGGTTTATCAACCCAAGCAGGGACTTCGGTCACTCTGAGTTCCATTCGTGAGGCTTACAAGCAACGGGCGCTTGAAGAACATCCCGATGCTGGTGGCTCCACCGACGCGATGCGCCGACTCAATGAGGCCTATCGGTTGCTGCGTGAGCTGTACAGAAACCGTTGA
- a CDS encoding SDR family NAD(P)-dependent oxidoreductase, giving the protein MVEEAPITWAGLALVVGPGGIGAAVAAELKRTCPDLKVLTAGRHGPPASSLQLDLENDSDLDGLSPRLRAQGLPLRLVFNCSGRLHGPGLQPEKRLQQIDRSQLEQQFGINAMAPILLAKAIEPLLQRDQPFHFASLSARVGSIGDNRTGGWYGYRAAKAAQNQLLRCLSIEWGRRWPLATVSLLHPGTTDTGLSRPFQSFVAPDKLFTPELAAHQLVELLLQQTPEQSGTFLAWDGQSIDW; this is encoded by the coding sequence ATGGTCGAAGAAGCTCCGATCACTTGGGCTGGCTTGGCCTTGGTGGTTGGCCCCGGTGGGATCGGAGCGGCAGTGGCAGCGGAACTGAAGCGGACCTGCCCGGATCTGAAAGTGTTGACCGCTGGACGTCATGGACCTCCGGCGTCCTCACTGCAACTGGACCTCGAGAACGACAGTGATCTGGATGGTCTGAGCCCAAGACTGCGTGCCCAGGGGCTCCCCCTGCGTTTGGTGTTCAACTGCAGCGGCCGCCTGCATGGTCCTGGGCTTCAACCCGAAAAACGTCTTCAACAGATCGATCGTTCTCAGTTGGAACAGCAATTCGGCATCAACGCAATGGCTCCGATCCTGCTGGCCAAGGCGATCGAGCCCTTGCTGCAGCGGGATCAACCCTTTCATTTCGCCAGCCTCAGTGCTCGCGTGGGAAGCATCGGCGACAACCGTACTGGTGGCTGGTACGGCTACAGGGCTGCCAAGGCGGCTCAGAACCAGCTGCTGCGCTGCCTGAGCATTGAATGGGGCCGCCGCTGGCCGTTGGCCACCGTGAGCCTGTTGCATCCCGGTACGACCGACACAGGCCTGTCTCGTCCGTTCCAGAGCTTCGTGGCACCGGACAAACTTTTCACTCCAGAACTGGCTGCGCATCAGTTGGTTGAATTGTTGCTGCAACAGACCCCGGAACAATCAGGAACTTTTCTCGCCTGGGACGGTCAGTCGATCGATTGGTGA
- a CDS encoding branched-chain amino acid transaminase, whose product MHQFLPYAWFQGQCVPFEEARISIATHALHYGTGAFGGMRAIPDPQNSNTMLLFRADRHARRLSQSARLLLTDLSEETILSALTAMLQANKPDQPIYLRPFVYTSDLGIAPRLHNIETDFLIYGLPLGDYLSPEGVSCRISSWTRQEDRSLPLRGKISGAYITSSLAKTEAVQSGFDEALLLNSRGKISEASGMNLFLVRDGQLITPGVDQDILEGITRASVIELAKAMDIPVIERPVDKTELFIADEVFLSGTAAKVTPIRQIESTVLNSKRPVMDALKAKLVAITEGRDLAYEHWVTRIPIS is encoded by the coding sequence ATGCATCAGTTCCTGCCCTATGCCTGGTTCCAGGGCCAGTGCGTCCCCTTCGAGGAGGCCAGGATCTCCATTGCCACCCATGCCCTGCACTACGGCACTGGTGCCTTCGGCGGCATGCGCGCCATTCCCGATCCCCAGAACAGCAACACCATGTTGCTGTTTCGTGCCGACCGGCACGCCCGGCGTCTCAGCCAGAGCGCCCGGTTGCTGCTCACGGATCTGAGTGAGGAGACGATCCTCTCGGCTCTCACTGCGATGCTGCAGGCCAACAAGCCTGATCAGCCGATATATCTGCGGCCCTTTGTGTACACCAGCGATCTGGGCATCGCCCCGCGCCTGCACAACATCGAGACCGACTTCCTGATTTACGGACTCCCCCTCGGGGATTACCTCTCCCCAGAGGGGGTGAGCTGCAGGATCAGCAGCTGGACCCGCCAGGAGGACCGCTCCCTGCCGCTGCGCGGAAAGATCTCTGGCGCCTACATCACCAGTTCCCTGGCCAAGACGGAAGCCGTGCAGAGCGGTTTCGACGAAGCCTTGCTGTTGAACAGTCGCGGCAAGATCAGTGAAGCCAGCGGCATGAACCTGTTCCTGGTGCGTGATGGTCAGCTGATCACGCCTGGAGTTGATCAGGACATCCTTGAGGGCATCACCCGTGCCAGCGTGATTGAGCTGGCCAAAGCGATGGACATCCCTGTGATTGAACGTCCCGTGGATAAAACCGAGTTGTTCATCGCCGATGAAGTGTTCCTTTCCGGCACGGCCGCCAAGGTGACGCCGATCCGTCAGATTGAATCAACGGTGCTGAACTCCAAGCGTCCTGTGATGGATGCCCTGAAGGCCAAGCTGGTGGCGATCACCGAAGGACGGGACCTCGCTTATGAGCACTGGGTGACCCGTATTCCGATCTCCTGA
- a CDS encoding DUF3370 family protein, giving the protein MSLRRIPILVLSCVSLAGFEFVPHRSAEAYVALMAGQKARPLNGTFNNVPVLHSNQPEIVTGPGILVDTAAGSAIAAESNQPLRNAAHTFNGEFGVHMHHKYYPKDQARLGGRRSRGLMTLALIATNPGSSPITLKFDRGSVKNSFEAPYHPNRLMGVKPLGKRPWNTGPGDATAVQLLRGELDRKLPEQVVIPAGGQRVVVRTVLPARGIANGLLKGCSNGPFTLAVVAAEQSAQDADLFAVLQSGRLAPGRIYLNRIREIQLGRVFSRVAGVALGDAYKAEISHDLNQGPLHVPLTSTKRHHFGTSDVQVNPLTTRMIDSALNNVGTYGVRYDVTLNISGVGPHQLVLSHPVVSGKKTFTAFRGSLQILQDRTLQEVHVGMRSGESLALADLNLVPGTRKAVKVSLVYPADATPGHLLSVVPVQQLAMLYRRKQQQRDAQVKIADTKSRMVGPKTAPPPPESKPVVVNPAPVKPASVRPVPLMPAVVPIARPSYGDVIRSQQQWLLQLQGR; this is encoded by the coding sequence ATGAGTCTCAGGCGAATCCCGATTTTGGTCTTGTCCTGCGTCTCGCTTGCGGGTTTTGAGTTCGTTCCTCATCGCAGCGCTGAGGCATATGTCGCCCTGATGGCAGGTCAAAAGGCACGACCTCTCAACGGCACCTTCAACAACGTTCCGGTTCTTCATTCCAATCAACCGGAGATCGTCACCGGGCCAGGAATCCTGGTGGACACGGCTGCGGGCTCGGCCATCGCTGCAGAGTCGAACCAGCCGCTTCGCAACGCTGCCCACACCTTCAACGGTGAGTTCGGCGTTCATATGCATCACAAGTACTACCCCAAAGACCAAGCCAGGCTGGGGGGCCGTCGATCCAGGGGCTTGATGACCTTGGCTCTGATCGCGACGAATCCCGGATCAAGTCCGATCACACTGAAGTTCGATCGAGGCTCCGTCAAAAACAGCTTTGAAGCGCCTTATCACCCGAATCGTTTGATGGGGGTCAAGCCCCTCGGAAAGCGTCCTTGGAACACAGGACCAGGCGATGCCACCGCCGTTCAACTGCTGCGCGGTGAACTAGATCGGAAATTACCCGAACAGGTCGTGATCCCGGCAGGAGGGCAGAGGGTTGTGGTGCGAACTGTGCTCCCTGCCCGTGGCATTGCCAACGGGCTGCTGAAAGGATGCAGCAACGGTCCTTTCACGCTGGCTGTCGTTGCAGCCGAGCAATCAGCACAGGATGCCGATCTTTTCGCGGTGCTGCAGTCGGGGCGACTGGCACCGGGGAGGATTTATCTGAACCGGATTCGCGAGATCCAGCTGGGTCGTGTTTTCTCCAGGGTGGCTGGCGTTGCCCTGGGCGATGCCTACAAGGCTGAGATCAGCCATGACCTCAACCAGGGGCCACTGCACGTGCCCCTCACCAGCACGAAGCGACATCACTTCGGTACCAGTGATGTTCAGGTCAATCCGTTGACCACACGGATGATTGATTCCGCTCTGAACAACGTCGGCACCTATGGGGTTCGCTACGACGTGACCCTCAATATTTCTGGTGTAGGGCCCCATCAACTGGTGCTTAGTCACCCGGTTGTGTCTGGCAAGAAGACGTTCACAGCCTTCCGTGGATCGCTGCAGATTCTTCAGGATCGAACCCTTCAAGAGGTTCACGTGGGCATGCGCTCGGGGGAGAGCCTGGCCCTGGCTGATCTCAACCTGGTGCCTGGCACACGCAAGGCGGTGAAGGTGAGCTTGGTTTATCCGGCCGATGCCACCCCAGGCCATCTCCTCAGTGTTGTGCCCGTTCAGCAGCTGGCCATGCTTTATCGGCGCAAGCAACAACAGCGAGACGCCCAGGTCAAAATCGCGGACACCAAATCCCGCATGGTGGGGCCCAAGACAGCTCCTCCTCCGCCTGAATCCAAGCCAGTTGTTGTGAACCCTGCACCTGTGAAGCCAGCATCTGTAAGGCCGGTTCCTTTGATGCCGGCTGTGGTGCCTATCGCCCGTCCCAGTTACGGCGATGTGATTCGATCTCAGCAGCAGTGGTTGCTCCAGCTTCAGGGTCGATAA
- a CDS encoding DUF4090 family protein: MAIAGPDGVDAAIKAGVDLDGSPIPGAMLALYNQVMDLESQRARSGVLKSMRNRVVKTGAKHFDKETLNQRLVEAGWDGLKDKEISFFYG, translated from the coding sequence ATGGCCATTGCCGGACCGGATGGTGTTGATGCCGCCATCAAAGCTGGTGTGGATCTGGATGGAAGTCCAATCCCTGGAGCGATGCTCGCCCTCTACAACCAGGTGATGGATCTGGAAAGTCAGCGCGCCCGCAGTGGCGTTCTCAAATCGATGCGCAACCGGGTGGTCAAGACCGGAGCCAAGCATTTCGACAAGGAAACGCTCAATCAGAGGCTCGTTGAGGCCGGATGGGACGGTCTGAAGGACAAGGAGATCTCTTTCTTCTATGGATGA
- a CDS encoding SpoIID/LytB domain-containing protein yields MALTAVLVPFRRHFWLQAVIGSLFMAALTGWLARLLPQRPDQPRSSLADLLDHDSTVGSSVVPRVPPRADHVPLEIRVGLVSQSHITALRPGPNVLCRYKHGPVIPTQELVTRIASSPQHEIHCSGGPVQINQQNYQGDVSLLKGQGDWLPAISHDLETYVASVVGTEMPSSWHREALKAQAVAARSYPMAHLARPATTAYHLGDTTRWQVFAGRKSTTLASRSATRETRGIILSYSGGIVESLYASNPQVSAEAHGHLGANMSQSGAQQFAHQVLPFNAILGRYHAGASRARLTWHDQ; encoded by the coding sequence GTGGCTCTGACAGCAGTTCTGGTGCCGTTTCGCCGTCATTTCTGGCTCCAGGCCGTGATCGGAAGTCTTTTCATGGCCGCTTTGACCGGCTGGTTGGCTCGGCTACTCCCACAGCGGCCTGATCAGCCCAGATCAAGCTTGGCTGATCTGCTCGATCATGATTCAACCGTTGGTTCCAGTGTGGTTCCAAGGGTGCCGCCGCGTGCTGACCATGTGCCCCTGGAGATCCGCGTCGGTTTGGTCAGCCAGAGCCACATCACCGCCTTACGACCGGGACCCAACGTGCTCTGTCGCTACAAGCACGGCCCTGTGATCCCTACTCAAGAGTTGGTGACGAGGATCGCTTCCTCTCCTCAGCACGAGATTCATTGCTCCGGTGGACCTGTTCAGATCAACCAGCAGAACTATCAAGGCGATGTATCACTGCTGAAAGGCCAAGGTGATTGGCTCCCGGCGATCTCGCATGACCTGGAGACCTACGTGGCCTCAGTGGTTGGCACCGAAATGCCCAGTAGTTGGCATAGGGAAGCCCTGAAGGCGCAAGCCGTTGCAGCACGCTCCTACCCGATGGCCCATCTCGCCCGACCGGCAACGACGGCGTATCACCTGGGGGATACAACCCGTTGGCAGGTGTTTGCAGGGCGGAAAAGCACCACCCTGGCCAGTCGTTCAGCAACACGGGAAACCCGCGGGATCATCCTTAGTTACAGCGGCGGCATTGTGGAAAGCCTTTATGCGTCAAACCCGCAGGTGAGTGCCGAAGCCCATGGCCATCTCGGCGCCAACATGAGTCAATCAGGGGCACAGCAATTTGCACATCAGGTACTTCCCTTCAATGCCATTCTCGGCAGATACCACGCAGGAGCCTCGCGGGCACGGTTGACTTGGCATGACCAGTGA
- a CDS encoding DUF4922 domain-containing protein codes for MTSELLRKAMEVTVAATASGALVPLDTSLTHLIGERGCRFELRHLLSATPKHLRASGPKPNPFLPWDQRLEVDRIGESHVVILNKYPVQTSHMLLITQDWQPQTGWLSMEDWRSLAWIDATTTGLWFFNSGPDAGASQPHRHLQLLPRSEGERICARDDWFRCCAAGRTTPAQDLLLRSARVAAISSTLTGEMLQALYLALAEDLDLGHPSTDDCPRGAYNLLLTRQWMAMVRRRREGIRGFSVNALGFAGSLLSTEASDRQWIQRSGPEALLQAVVDTQS; via the coding sequence ATGACCAGTGAACTGCTTCGAAAAGCGATGGAGGTCACGGTTGCAGCGACCGCATCCGGAGCTCTGGTGCCGCTCGATACCTCATTGACCCACCTGATCGGGGAAAGAGGCTGTCGCTTTGAGTTGCGCCATCTCCTCAGCGCCACACCAAAACACCTTCGAGCATCGGGTCCAAAGCCGAATCCGTTTCTCCCCTGGGACCAACGTCTGGAGGTTGATCGGATCGGTGAATCCCACGTCGTGATCCTGAATAAATATCCCGTTCAGACCTCCCACATGTTGCTCATCACCCAGGACTGGCAACCCCAGACCGGTTGGTTGTCCATGGAGGATTGGCGCTCCCTAGCCTGGATTGATGCCACGACGACGGGTTTGTGGTTCTTCAACAGCGGGCCTGATGCCGGAGCAAGCCAGCCGCATCGACATCTGCAGTTGTTACCGCGGTCAGAAGGGGAGCGGATCTGTGCTCGGGACGATTGGTTCCGTTGCTGTGCGGCTGGCAGAACCACGCCTGCTCAGGACCTTCTGTTGCGCAGTGCACGGGTCGCAGCGATCAGTTCAACCCTGACAGGTGAAATGCTTCAAGCGCTGTATCTAGCTCTGGCAGAAGACCTCGATCTGGGGCACCCCAGCACCGATGATTGTCCTCGTGGGGCTTACAACCTGCTGCTCACAAGGCAGTGGATGGCCATGGTTCGGCGCAGAAGGGAGGGAATTCGTGGTTTCAGCGTCAACGCCCTCGGCTTCGCCGGATCCTTGTTGAGCACCGAGGCCTCCGATCGACAGTGGATTCAGCGTTCAGGACCAGAGGCCCTGCTTCAAGCTGTTGTTGACACGCAGAGCTGA
- a CDS encoding DUF2237 family protein: protein MSSSSPEFPPARNVLGDPLQSCSCEPMTGWYRNGLCQTDPSDLGQHSICCVMTEQFLSYSKALGNDLSTPVPAFQFPGLKPGDHWCVCAPRWKQAYEDGVAPLVRLDATEDTALSVVSLDQLKQHAHQSID from the coding sequence ATGTCCAGCAGCAGCCCCGAATTTCCGCCGGCCAGGAACGTTCTTGGCGACCCACTGCAGAGTTGCAGTTGTGAGCCGATGACGGGTTGGTATCGCAATGGTCTCTGCCAAACCGATCCATCGGATCTCGGCCAGCACAGCATCTGCTGCGTGATGACCGAGCAATTTCTCAGTTACAGCAAGGCCCTGGGCAATGACCTGAGCACGCCGGTGCCCGCTTTTCAGTTCCCGGGATTGAAACCAGGGGACCACTGGTGCGTCTGTGCACCGCGCTGGAAGCAGGCCTACGAGGATGGCGTCGCACCCCTGGTGCGCCTGGATGCCACGGAAGACACAGCGCTGAGTGTTGTCAGCCTTGACCAGCTGAAGCAGCACGCTCACCAATCGATCGACTGA